The following coding sequences are from one Pigmentibacter ruber window:
- a CDS encoding ATP-binding cassette domain-containing protein: MKKDHQGSFVKIVWNSGKKDILLGSPWLPIYSLSEVTLALSVAILLQLVFYTTPRIPVINLIPGQLKNYFQFSQTLDKKDLIFIIPILIVFLSLIKLISGFMSNYLTERAGHKVAHSLREEMLKGFLSSPGNKLDQKDPDFIANQLMQDTTLLQAAISKGTISSFRDCFVLLGIIVTMLMISWQTFIIGCCIFIPLGLLLKSVAKKINFYTRESQKHQIAISTRILSSQNGLLTINALRSHKREKEDFEVTNLKNYLIMKKSLFVRTFFTPAMEFFATFLLGIIFAWRVNYTGDFQASTYSSMLILLAFSFKYIKNITASITFFSEIRVVLQRVKSFLGNFSNSKLTKPLPLPTSSTDAIIASNISYTTESGKVILKNCSLTIPKGKKVAFIGESGAGKTTFLRTLAGLIVPTSGDIKITPDFLLTSQSPYIFRGTIKENIIYAETSFPEHIADEKAKDLIIALMLSYSDSGAKLFLDKNLGYLGDGLSGGEKARVALARTLFPNPKLVLLDEPTANLDAKSAELFWKAIQNWKKKDSENTVVAVSHAVHEVKDFDYCYIFENGSIARHGHPMEILTNV; encoded by the coding sequence ATGAAAAAAGATCATCAAGGTTCATTTGTAAAAATTGTTTGGAACTCCGGTAAAAAAGATATCTTATTGGGATCTCCTTGGTTGCCAATTTATTCTTTATCTGAAGTAACACTAGCTCTTTCTGTAGCAATTCTTTTGCAACTTGTTTTTTATACAACTCCAAGAATTCCCGTTATAAATTTAATACCGGGACAACTTAAAAACTACTTCCAATTTAGTCAGACTCTAGATAAAAAAGATTTAATTTTTATCATTCCTATTCTTATTGTTTTTTTATCATTAATTAAATTAATTAGTGGTTTTATGAGTAATTATTTGACTGAAAGGGCAGGACATAAAGTAGCACATTCTTTACGTGAAGAAATGTTAAAAGGTTTTTTATCATCACCTGGAAATAAGTTAGATCAAAAAGATCCCGATTTTATTGCTAATCAACTTATGCAAGATACAACTTTACTTCAGGCTGCAATTAGTAAAGGTACAATTAGTTCATTTCGTGATTGTTTTGTACTTTTAGGAATCATAGTAACAATGCTTATGATTTCATGGCAAACGTTTATTATTGGCTGCTGCATTTTTATTCCCCTAGGACTTCTTCTTAAAAGTGTCGCTAAAAAAATAAATTTTTACACACGTGAAAGCCAAAAACATCAAATTGCCATTTCAACCAGAATTCTTTCTAGTCAAAATGGTTTGCTAACTATAAATGCTTTAAGAAGCCATAAAAGAGAAAAAGAAGATTTTGAAGTAACAAATCTAAAAAATTATCTCATAATGAAAAAAAGTTTATTTGTAAGAACATTTTTTACTCCCGCTATGGAGTTTTTTGCTACATTTTTACTTGGTATTATTTTTGCCTGGAGAGTAAATTACACAGGTGATTTTCAAGCAAGTACTTACTCATCTATGCTAATTCTTTTAGCATTTTCGTTTAAATATATTAAAAATATAACTGCATCTATCACTTTTTTCAGTGAAATAAGGGTAGTTTTACAAAGAGTGAAATCATTTTTAGGTAATTTTTCTAATTCTAAATTAACAAAACCTTTACCTCTTCCAACTTCTTCAACTGATGCAATAATTGCAAGTAATATTTCTTATACAACGGAATCAGGCAAAGTAATTTTAAAAAATTGCTCTTTAACTATTCCAAAAGGAAAAAAAGTAGCATTTATTGGTGAAAGTGGGGCTGGAAAGACAACATTCTTAAGAACGCTAGCAGGTCTAATAGTACCAACTAGTGGTGATATTAAAATTACTCCAGATTTTCTTCTGACTTCACAATCACCATATATTTTTCGTGGGACAATTAAAGAAAATATTATTTATGCTGAAACCTCTTTTCCTGAGCATATAGCTGATGAAAAAGCAAAAGATTTAATCATAGCTCTTATGCTTTCTTATTCTGATTCAGGAGCAAAATTATTTTTAGATAAAAACTTAGGTTACCTTGGTGATGGCCTATCAGGAGGTGAAAAAGCAAGAGTCGCTTTAGCTAGAACCCTTTTTCCTAATCCCAAACTCGTTCTACTTGATGAGCCAACTGCTAATCTAGATGCAAAATCAGCTGAATTATTTTGGAAAGCAATTCAAAACTGGAAAAAGAAGGATTCTGAAAACACAGTTGTTGCTGTTTCCCATGCTGTACATGAAGTTAAAGATTTTGATTACTGTTATATATTTGAAAACGGTAGTATTGCTCGACATGGACATCCAATGGAGATTCTCACCAATGTTTAA
- a CDS encoding ABC transporter ATP-binding protein — translation MLAVEVKQLKKVYQLGEQEINALNGVNFTINKGEIVAVTGESGSGKSTLLHILGTLDSPSSGEIFVDNKNPFNKNDKLVSSFRNLHIGFIFQHNNLLPEFNSLENVMMPGLIAGYKNKIVKEKAENLLETVGLTKRIKHYPSQLSGGEQQRVAIARALINDPVLVLADEPSGNLDSKNAYLIHDLFKEINKKYHSTILVVTHNNEFADSLPRRIRLRDGIVLSDDKSQS, via the coding sequence GTGCTAGCAGTAGAAGTAAAACAATTAAAGAAAGTATATCAACTTGGTGAACAAGAAATTAATGCTTTAAACGGTGTTAATTTTACAATAAATAAAGGCGAAATTGTAGCTGTCACTGGGGAAAGTGGATCTGGTAAAAGCACACTCCTTCATATATTAGGAACCCTAGATTCTCCTTCCAGCGGTGAAATATTTGTTGATAACAAAAACCCTTTTAATAAGAATGATAAACTTGTTAGCTCATTTCGAAATTTACACATTGGATTTATATTTCAACATAACAATCTTCTACCTGAGTTTAATTCTTTAGAAAATGTTATGATGCCAGGACTTATTGCTGGATATAAAAATAAAATTGTAAAAGAGAAGGCTGAAAACTTATTAGAAACTGTAGGTTTAACAAAAAGAATAAAACATTATCCCAGTCAACTAAGTGGTGGAGAACAACAAAGAGTTGCTATAGCCAGAGCATTAATTAACGATCCCGTTCTTGTGTTAGCTGATGAACCCTCAGGAAATTTGGATTCTAAAAATGCCTATTTAATTCATGATTTATTCAAAGAAATCAACAAAAAATATCACTCTACAATTTTAGTGGTAACACATAATAACGAGTTCGCTGATTCTTTGCCAAGAAGAATCAGGCTTAGAGACGGTATCGTTCTTTCTGATGATAAAAGTCAATCTTAA
- the fabZ gene encoding 3-hydroxyacyl-ACP dehydratase FabZ, with amino-acid sequence MDNIFDKIAMSMDDIKKVIPHRDPLLLIDCVHEINLGKNIITSKILTKDEPVFRGHFPENPIYPGVYYLEAIAQSGAVLGLITRKEMGIVESNIGFLSSIDDVRFRKPGTPGNRVKYEVFVDKMRGSFLWLKGKAYINDEVAAECSLSMAISPHK; translated from the coding sequence ATGGATAATATATTTGATAAAATTGCTATGAGTATGGACGACATTAAAAAAGTAATTCCTCACAGAGATCCATTGCTTCTAATTGATTGTGTGCATGAAATAAATTTAGGTAAAAACATAATAACAAGTAAGATATTAACAAAAGATGAACCTGTATTTAGAGGACATTTTCCCGAGAATCCTATTTATCCTGGAGTTTATTATTTAGAGGCAATAGCTCAATCAGGAGCGGTTCTTGGACTTATCACTCGCAAAGAAATGGGCATTGTTGAAAGTAATATTGGATTTCTATCTTCCATAGATGATGTTAGATTCCGTAAACCAGGAACACCAGGTAATCGCGTAAAATATGAAGTCTTTGTAGACAAAATGCGCGGTTCGTTTTTATGGCTCAAAGGAAAAGCTTATATTAATGATGAAGTAGCTGCTGAATGCTCTTTATCAATGGCAATTTCTCCACATAAATAG
- a CDS encoding tetraacyldisaccharide 4'-kinase: MFNDSFTQKLRRQLNQPLNQKNIIVKLFLPILFFISFIIYLEAKRRRRNGYLKINDIDIHSKKNDIQIICIGNILLGGTGKSPIVQKIAELFMNRNYVVAIASRGIGDNIKTVYVDNKQHLNKNYLSDENREHFEKLLLHCKSNQKFYILQNPNRLESLKYFCQQKHNLDDKTTNYVLLLDDGLQHFKCPRDINICAWDPNLLLQSPLFTIPIGPYREGFGKRNFENLLASFDFRLWSRTSFGNLNEYTRIVKNCIHTFNLNNNRSDIITCSETIFYEIIGNNSLNQIDLKNINSSSNNISIVTGIANPERFVQEIKQFFPHKNFHHYSLGDHGSLSKKAIDFINNSEVLVLTLKDYFRWCQHLDFVFAIKNKMTILCSIDVSFYNLNFEKEDILTKLIKFKR, translated from the coding sequence ATGTTTAATGACTCCTTTACTCAAAAATTAAGGAGACAATTAAATCAACCTCTAAATCAAAAAAATATTATTGTTAAGTTGTTTTTGCCAATACTATTTTTCATTTCTTTTATAATTTATTTAGAAGCTAAAAGACGAAGAAGAAATGGATATCTTAAAATAAATGATATTGATATACATTCAAAAAAAAATGATATTCAAATCATTTGTATTGGAAATATCTTACTTGGAGGAACTGGAAAATCTCCTATAGTGCAAAAAATAGCCGAATTATTTATGAATAGAAATTATGTAGTGGCAATTGCTTCAAGAGGTATTGGAGATAATATCAAAACTGTTTACGTTGATAATAAACAACACCTTAATAAAAATTATCTTTCTGATGAGAATAGAGAGCATTTTGAAAAGTTACTTTTACATTGTAAAAGTAACCAAAAATTTTATATCTTACAAAATCCTAATCGCCTCGAATCTTTAAAATATTTTTGCCAACAAAAACATAATTTGGATGATAAAACTACAAATTATGTTTTACTTCTTGATGATGGTCTTCAACACTTTAAATGTCCAAGAGATATTAATATTTGCGCATGGGATCCAAATCTCTTATTACAAAGTCCTCTTTTTACAATTCCTATTGGTCCTTATAGGGAAGGTTTTGGAAAAAGAAATTTTGAAAATTTACTAGCAAGTTTTGATTTTAGATTGTGGTCACGAACTTCTTTTGGTAATTTAAATGAATATACTAGAATAGTAAAAAATTGTATTCATACTTTTAATTTAAATAATAATAGATCAGATATTATTACTTGTTCTGAAACTATTTTTTATGAAATTATTGGAAATAATTCATTGAATCAAATTGATTTAAAAAATATAAATAGTTCTTCTAATAATATCTCAATTGTCACTGGTATTGCTAATCCAGAACGCTTTGTTCAAGAAATAAAGCAATTTTTTCCTCATAAAAATTTTCACCATTATTCATTAGGGGATCATGGAAGTTTGTCAAAAAAGGCTATTGATTTTATTAATAACTCAGAAGTTCTAGTTTTAACTTTGAAAGATTATTTTCGCTGGTGTCAACATCTTGATTTTGTCTTTGCAATTAAAAATAAAATGACGATATTATGTTCGATTGATGTTTCTTTTTATAATCTTAATTTTGAAAAAGAAGACATATTAACTAAACTAATTAAATTTAAAAGGTAA
- a CDS encoding OmpH family outer membrane protein: MVIKFKNILVLVTTTLLMQSLSSQASMANESKAAASSAAGKLKICVVNVQAAILKTNEGEAARQKIQVDIDKDREALRVKQNELKGLEEKYKAQEAVLGAEDKDKLQKQFQGKLQEYQKAQMNFEQNARQKEIAATQEIYQKLINIVRDTRKAENCTLAFDSGAGVLLDADEVKDITQKTIEKYNAVHKTKEAKDKKEAKK, encoded by the coding sequence ATGGTTATAAAATTTAAAAATATATTAGTATTGGTAACAACGACTCTTTTAATGCAAAGTCTTTCTTCGCAAGCTTCTATGGCTAACGAATCCAAAGCAGCAGCTTCTTCAGCAGCTGGAAAGTTAAAAATTTGTGTCGTAAATGTACAAGCAGCTATTTTGAAAACCAATGAAGGTGAAGCTGCAAGACAAAAAATTCAAGTAGATATTGACAAAGATCGTGAGGCTTTGAGAGTAAAACAAAATGAATTAAAAGGTCTTGAAGAAAAATATAAAGCTCAAGAAGCTGTTCTTGGCGCAGAAGATAAAGATAAACTTCAAAAACAATTCCAAGGAAAACTTCAAGAATATCAAAAAGCACAAATGAATTTTGAACAAAATGCAAGACAAAAAGAAATAGCAGCAACTCAAGAAATCTATCAAAAATTAATAAATATTGTGAGAGATACAAGAAAAGCTGAAAACTGTACGCTTGCTTTTGATAGTGGAGCTGGTGTCCTTCTAGATGCTGATGAAGTAAAAGACATCACTCAAAAAACGATTGAAAAGTACAATGCTGTTCACAAAACTAAAGAGGCAAAAGACAAGAAAGAGGCTAAAAAATGA
- the bamA gene encoding outer membrane protein assembly factor BamA: MPGFKIHFSKNKAVYSLFSMASLLAMNSHAQPAAPVSAQWSQTVTKIVIKGNKTVTNEAILNLMAIKEGTKLSPTIVATDIKNIFGSSYFQDVKFDKGTNNELIVSVVEKPTVNDIIYEGFDVVSASSLKEKILTKKYTIVDEKKLSQDLRTIEQAYTEKGYYLSKPTYSLELTEQGSVNVVFQVKENRPIQVRKVDILGNEYFNDSELQGFMATRPYSWLSIITGAGLYKDEFIAADQQNLTYYYRDNGYAEATVASPISKLDRNRKDIAVSFFIEEGERFNIGKITITGDLILTEEEIKEQLSLKEGKIYRISKFNNDMKNLKVIYGDKGYAFAYVYPTFNIDRVKRIYDITYNITKGEKAYFRKFNVEGNVKTRDNVIRRALKVTEGELFGATKLEKSKQNIERLGFFETVQIVQEPDEQNHAMDLKIIIKEKPTGKISASLGASPDMSGSGISFFGQLQYQEPNLLGKAYNIGVNGQISPNQQDSSQFNYAIGLNFGNPSIYDSPWSYNIGGNYSHNVSSLTSSSAINKIYITQNVISGTLTVGREIIENLRFNLGYSLANTTTDPTSPLTGKFNASGSTEKVIQNLTYDATDNYLNPTSGIFLSGTNAIAFKGYFGQYSFGTSSALLSGYIPVNFSDNFRTNFRLAFQPRFVYQIYEDEPVPLWERLKLGNAYYMKGYSNAGETISPTESITLSNLTGQTVNLDSGGNRSFYSTVEYFIPVIPQAGLRFVAFAEAGTVLDDYDSFSADKIKYDVGFGFRWTTPIAPFRFEWAFPVEQNGKLGQAHFIFSIGSDSFNNM; this comes from the coding sequence ATGCCAGGTTTTAAAATACACTTTTCAAAGAATAAAGCAGTTTACAGCTTATTTAGCATGGCTAGTCTTCTTGCCATGAATTCTCATGCTCAACCAGCGGCTCCCGTTTCAGCTCAATGGAGCCAAACGGTTACAAAAATAGTCATTAAAGGGAATAAGACAGTTACTAATGAAGCCATTTTAAATTTAATGGCAATAAAAGAGGGAACAAAATTATCACCTACTATTGTTGCTACAGATATAAAAAATATTTTTGGCAGCAGTTATTTTCAAGATGTAAAATTTGATAAGGGAACAAATAACGAATTAATTGTATCTGTAGTCGAAAAGCCAACTGTAAATGATATTATTTATGAAGGTTTTGATGTAGTTTCTGCATCATCTTTGAAAGAAAAAATTCTTACAAAAAAATATACTATAGTTGATGAAAAAAAATTATCACAAGACTTACGCACAATTGAACAAGCTTATACTGAAAAAGGCTACTATTTATCAAAACCTACATACAGCTTAGAACTTACAGAACAAGGTTCTGTCAATGTTGTGTTTCAGGTAAAAGAAAATAGACCAATTCAAGTTAGAAAAGTTGATATCCTAGGAAATGAATATTTTAATGATTCAGAGTTACAAGGATTTATGGCAACAAGACCATACTCTTGGTTATCAATTATTACAGGAGCTGGTCTTTATAAAGATGAATTTATTGCAGCTGATCAACAAAACTTAACATATTATTACAGAGACAACGGTTATGCTGAAGCAACAGTTGCTTCTCCTATTTCTAAATTAGACAGAAATAGAAAAGATATTGCAGTATCTTTTTTTATTGAAGAAGGTGAACGTTTTAACATTGGTAAAATAACAATTACTGGTGATTTAATTTTAACCGAAGAAGAAATAAAAGAACAATTATCTTTAAAAGAAGGTAAAATATACAGAATATCTAAATTTAATAATGACATGAAAAATCTAAAAGTAATTTATGGTGACAAAGGTTACGCTTTTGCCTATGTTTATCCTACTTTTAATATAGACCGTGTGAAAAGAATTTACGATATTACTTACAACATTACTAAAGGTGAAAAAGCCTATTTTAGAAAATTTAATGTTGAAGGAAATGTAAAAACAAGAGATAACGTCATCAGAAGAGCTTTAAAAGTAACTGAAGGCGAATTATTTGGTGCAACTAAATTAGAAAAAAGTAAACAAAATATTGAACGATTAGGATTTTTTGAGACTGTTCAAATAGTTCAAGAGCCTGATGAACAAAATCATGCTATGGACTTAAAAATTATAATCAAGGAAAAACCCACTGGAAAAATCTCAGCATCACTAGGTGCATCACCAGATATGTCGGGTTCAGGAATTTCTTTTTTTGGCCAGCTTCAATACCAAGAGCCCAACTTACTTGGAAAGGCTTATAATATAGGTGTTAATGGACAAATTAGCCCTAATCAACAAGATAGCAGTCAATTCAATTATGCTATAGGACTAAACTTTGGAAACCCAAGTATTTATGATAGTCCCTGGAGTTATAATATTGGTGGAAATTACTCCCACAATGTTTCTTCATTAACTTCCAGCTCAGCAATAAATAAAATCTATATAACACAAAATGTTATTTCAGGAACATTAACTGTTGGACGAGAAATAATTGAAAATCTTAGATTTAACCTAGGCTATTCTTTAGCCAATACTACAACAGACCCTACTTCCCCATTAACTGGGAAATTTAATGCTTCAGGATCAACTGAAAAAGTAATTCAAAATCTTACTTATGATGCAACAGATAACTATCTCAATCCAACTTCAGGAATCTTTTTGTCTGGTACGAATGCTATCGCATTTAAGGGCTACTTTGGTCAATATTCTTTTGGTACGAGTTCAGCTCTATTATCAGGATATATTCCTGTAAATTTCTCAGATAATTTCAGGACAAATTTTAGACTAGCTTTTCAACCGCGTTTTGTTTATCAAATTTATGAAGATGAACCAGTTCCATTATGGGAAAGATTAAAACTGGGTAACGCATATTATATGAAAGGCTATTCAAATGCTGGAGAAACCATATCTCCTACAGAATCAATAACACTCTCAAATTTAACAGGTCAAACTGTTAATTTAGATTCAGGTGGTAACAGAAGCTTCTACTCAACAGTCGAGTATTTTATTCCTGTTATTCCGCAAGCAGGGCTCAGGTTTGTGGCTTTTGCAGAAGCGGGAACTGTATTAGATGATTATGATAGTTTCTCGGCAGACAAAATAAAGTATGACGTAGGTTTCGGTTTCCGTTGGACTACACCTATTGCCCCATTTAGGTTTGAATGGGCTTTCCCAGTAGAACAAAATGGAAAATTAGGGCAAGCACACTTTATTTTCTCAATTGGGTCTGACAGCTTTAATAATATGTAA
- a CDS encoding NUDIX domain-containing protein: MMFRKNVAALIKCHDKYLACFRSDHNKWQNVQGGIENSDHSPIAAIIRETKEELGIEEKDFKIIYRSKFWRRYFFPKHILKKARFEGNIGQEQLWFLIEIKDVKCIHLEKSVGEFQKVDLFTIEQFLSNYSEWKKPSFYDFCREIGIVS; encoded by the coding sequence ATGATGTTCAGAAAAAATGTAGCCGCTCTAATTAAATGCCATGATAAATATTTAGCTTGTTTTCGTTCAGATCATAATAAATGGCAAAATGTTCAAGGTGGTATTGAAAATTCTGACCATTCCCCAATTGCAGCAATAATTCGGGAAACTAAAGAAGAATTAGGCATAGAAGAAAAAGATTTTAAAATTATTTACAGGTCAAAATTTTGGAGAAGATATTTTTTTCCAAAACATATCTTAAAAAAAGCACGTTTTGAAGGCAATATTGGTCAAGAACAGCTTTGGTTTTTAATAGAAATTAAAGATGTAAAATGTATACATTTAGAAAAATCAGTTGGTGAATTTCAAAAAGTTGATTTATTCACAATTGAACAATTTTTAAGTAATTACTCAGAATGGAAAAAACCAAGTTTCTATGACTTTTGTCGTGAAATCGGTATAGTGAGTTAA
- the lpxA gene encoding acyl-ACP--UDP-N-acetylglucosamine O-acyltransferase produces the protein MTTSVQIHPTAIIEQGAEIDSGVTIGPYALIGPHVKIGRNSKIHGHAVVTGHTFLGEENEVFSFASVGNRPQDLKYKGEPTELIVGSRNIIRECVTLQPGTVQGGGKTTIGSQNLFMAYSHVAHDCIIGDLNVIANAVQIAGHVTIDNMAIIGGLCAIHQFVHIGDMAMLGGGSATVKDIPPYCVSEGNRAILRGLNVEGMKRRNISPEARTAVKNAYKIMFLKGHPTLEAAYMDIGDLIKFPEVEKFITFIKNAKRGISHPSQNANELNNEE, from the coding sequence ATGACAACTTCAGTACAAATTCATCCAACAGCAATTATTGAACAAGGTGCGGAAATTGATTCAGGTGTTACTATAGGTCCCTATGCTTTAATCGGTCCGCATGTAAAAATTGGTAGAAATTCAAAAATTCATGGACATGCTGTTGTTACAGGACACACATTTCTTGGTGAAGAAAATGAAGTCTTTAGTTTTGCTTCTGTAGGAAATCGCCCTCAAGATTTAAAATACAAGGGAGAACCAACAGAACTCATAGTTGGTAGTAGAAATATCATTCGTGAATGTGTTACTTTACAGCCAGGAACAGTTCAAGGTGGTGGAAAAACTACAATTGGTAGTCAAAACTTATTTATGGCTTATTCGCACGTCGCACATGACTGCATTATTGGTGACCTAAATGTAATTGCAAATGCAGTACAAATTGCTGGACACGTTACTATTGATAATATGGCAATCATTGGAGGACTGTGCGCAATTCACCAATTTGTTCATATTGGGGATATGGCAATGCTTGGCGGAGGTTCAGCTACAGTAAAAGATATTCCGCCTTATTGTGTATCTGAAGGCAATAGAGCTATTTTAAGAGGCTTAAATGTTGAAGGAATGAAAAGACGCAATATCTCACCCGAAGCTAGAACAGCTGTAAAAAATGCTTATAAAATAATGTTTTTGAAAGGTCACCCAACTCTTGAAGCTGCTTATATGGATATAGGTGATTTAATTAAATTCCCTGAAGTGGAAAAATTTATTACCTTTATTAAAAATGCAAAAAGAGGAATCTCCCATCCAAGTCAAAATGCAAATGAACTAAATAACGAAGAGTAA
- the lpxB gene encoding lipid-A-disaccharide synthase — MSYIQKGGICVVAGEASGDIQASLLIEALNAESAKKNLTRFHFWGSAGPHMRNLGVEDIVKVEDLAVFGLTEIISHYSLISNAYKKILKEIIVRKPIAVILIDYPGFNLKLLQDIYALGITVIYHIPPKAWSHGKKRTEILREYTHLVTSILPFETNFFNDNKVNTVFVGNPLKDNVDHYLKEHQVKKIPFRIGILPGSRKSEIKTLLPLLVESFIELKKIEPKVTGDLPIAPTLNPNFVKSIVYNTAQKFGFNQQWINDNITFGVGNAYDVMARSSYAWVCSGTATLETAFFNTPMSVFYKLAPLTAYVAKKVIKVKYVSLVNLSENKEIIPEYLQENATTENLVSHALKVFNDEQYAKNILQGLEKVRKTFPPNAAQNAAIAILDCIEKYNVNSELKFKLHHEHRIR; from the coding sequence ATGAGTTATATCCAAAAAGGTGGAATTTGTGTCGTTGCTGGTGAAGCAAGCGGTGACATTCAAGCTTCACTTTTAATTGAAGCTCTAAATGCAGAATCTGCAAAAAAAAATTTAACCCGTTTTCACTTCTGGGGATCCGCTGGACCACATATGCGCAACCTTGGCGTTGAAGATATCGTTAAGGTTGAAGATTTAGCTGTATTTGGTCTAACAGAAATCATTTCACATTATTCTCTAATTTCGAATGCATATAAAAAAATACTAAAAGAAATTATTGTCAGAAAACCTATTGCTGTAATTTTAATTGATTATCCTGGATTTAATTTAAAACTTCTCCAAGATATTTATGCATTAGGTATAACTGTTATTTATCATATTCCACCTAAAGCATGGTCGCATGGAAAAAAGCGAACTGAAATACTCAGAGAATATACACATTTAGTAACAAGTATATTACCTTTTGAAACAAACTTTTTTAATGACAATAAAGTAAATACCGTTTTTGTTGGCAATCCATTAAAGGATAATGTTGATCATTATTTAAAGGAACATCAGGTTAAAAAAATACCCTTTCGGATAGGAATATTGCCTGGTAGTAGAAAAAGTGAAATTAAAACTTTATTGCCATTGCTAGTAGAATCATTTATTGAACTCAAAAAAATCGAACCTAAAGTAACTGGAGATCTTCCAATTGCTCCGACCCTAAATCCTAATTTTGTAAAAAGTATTGTTTATAATACTGCACAAAAATTTGGTTTTAATCAACAATGGATTAATGATAATATTACATTTGGTGTAGGCAATGCTTATGATGTCATGGCTAGATCAAGTTATGCATGGGTTTGTTCTGGGACTGCTACCTTAGAAACTGCTTTTTTTAACACACCTATGAGCGTTTTTTATAAGCTTGCACCTTTAACAGCTTATGTTGCTAAAAAAGTAATAAAGGTTAAATATGTTTCTCTTGTTAACTTATCAGAAAATAAAGAAATTATTCCTGAATACCTGCAAGAGAACGCAACAACAGAAAACTTAGTAAGTCATGCTTTAAAAGTTTTTAATGATGAGCAATATGCTAAAAATATTTTACAAGGACTGGAAAAAGTGCGAAAAACTTTTCCACCAAATGCTGCACAAAACGCCGCCATTGCAATACTTGATTGCATAGAAAAATATAATGTTAACAGTGAACTCAAATTTAAGTTGCATCATGAACATCGGATAAGATAA
- the lpxD gene encoding UDP-3-O-(3-hydroxymyristoyl)glucosamine N-acyltransferase, whose translation MSFLSIEEIIEKTNCEINPLHKEQKFIGVAPLNLASPEHISFLINEKYFDEALTTKAGAIICSKKDAENLLNKTKSVLIVSSNPHATLAKISQHFFKPIHPFAGKSNQACIDETAEIHPTATIFPFAFIGPNAQIGENTVIYSGCFVGAASSIGKDCILYPNSVVREGCHLGDRCILNPGCVIGGDGFGFAPTEKENIKIPQIGGVQIADDVEIGANAAIDRGAMADTKIGRQTKIDNLVMIAHNVVVGEFCFIAAQTGIAGSTEVGNRVVMAGQVGVAGHLKIGDKATLTAQAGVSKNVPSGEIWGGSPARTYKEHATTIAFVNRLVKQASKK comes from the coding sequence ATGAGTTTCCTCTCAATTGAAGAAATTATAGAAAAAACAAATTGCGAAATAAATCCCTTACATAAAGAGCAAAAGTTTATTGGAGTTGCTCCACTCAATTTGGCATCACCAGAACATATTTCTTTCTTAATCAATGAAAAATATTTTGATGAGGCTTTAACTACAAAAGCTGGAGCTATTATTTGTTCCAAAAAAGACGCTGAAAATTTATTAAATAAAACAAAAAGTGTTCTTATTGTTAGTAGCAATCCACATGCAACTCTTGCAAAAATTTCTCAACATTTTTTTAAACCTATCCATCCTTTTGCAGGAAAATCCAATCAAGCTTGTATTGATGAAACTGCTGAAATACATCCAACAGCAACTATTTTTCCTTTTGCATTTATCGGGCCTAATGCTCAAATTGGCGAAAACACCGTTATTTATTCTGGTTGTTTTGTAGGCGCTGCTAGCTCAATTGGAAAGGATTGTATCCTTTACCCAAATTCAGTTGTTAGAGAAGGTTGTCATTTGGGAGATAGATGTATTTTAAATCCAGGCTGCGTTATAGGTGGAGATGGTTTTGGTTTTGCCCCAACAGAAAAAGAAAATATAAAAATCCCACAAATTGGCGGGGTTCAAATTGCTGATGATGTTGAAATTGGAGCAAATGCCGCTATAGATAGAGGCGCTATGGCAGACACTAAAATAGGTCGCCAAACAAAAATTGATAATTTAGTCATGATTGCGCATAACGTAGTGGTAGGAGAGTTTTGTTTCATTGCAGCTCAAACTGGTATAGCAGGCTCAACTGAAGTTGGAAATAGAGTTGTCATGGCTGGACAAGTTGGAGTTGCTGGGCATTTAAAGATTGGTGACAAAGCAACCTTAACCGCTCAAGCAGGAGTTTCAAAAAATGTTCCTAGTGGAGAAATCTGGGGAGGATCACCTGCAAGAACTTACAAAGAACATGCAACAACCATAGCATTTGTGAATAGACTTGTTAAACAAGCAAGCAAAAAATAG